The following coding sequences lie in one Klebsiella huaxiensis genomic window:
- a CDS encoding alpha/beta hydrolase: MVRFTRLLNKSGLTMVSLAKKAAIGLVVVVIVFFIGRIYESQRGPALHRWHTWTADEMTASEIDHATFAQYQAREEAIFRDMKSNITDTLSDDEKTAINRFYAQSLVYPDKFQPDWNRSFILLPQGKPRGAAVLLHGLTDSPYSVHYLAQRYQQQGFISVAPRLPGHGTAPGALTGVDRDEWIATTRLAVREATRLAGPDVPLHVIGYSNGGALALKYALDSLEDKSLRRPQQIILLSPMIGVTAFARFAGLAGLPAIFPAFARAAWLNVVPEFNPYKYNSFPVKAARQSWLLSQALQQQIVQEAQSQRLGELAPVLTFQSVMDSTVSTRAVVDSLYRYLPDNGSELVIFDINQAANLRALFRPSLYSAVNTLLPPAPRPYGTTVITNAAPDTYETVARTTLAGTRTETVTPLHIAWPQDMYSLSHVAVPFPLTDSLYGREPAEKNRYGISIGTISLRGETSTLSVGLDTLMRVTSNPFFPWMMVRIDHHIACSEQADVAACLRPEAAASE, from the coding sequence ATGGTGCGTTTTACCCGGCTTTTGAATAAGTCTGGCTTAACAATGGTCTCTTTGGCAAAGAAGGCGGCGATTGGCCTGGTGGTAGTAGTGATTGTCTTTTTTATTGGCCGTATTTACGAATCCCAACGCGGTCCGGCGCTGCACCGCTGGCATACCTGGACGGCGGACGAAATGACTGCCAGCGAGATAGACCATGCCACGTTTGCCCAATATCAGGCGCGGGAAGAGGCTATTTTCCGCGATATGAAAAGCAACATTACCGACACGCTGAGCGACGATGAAAAAACGGCGATTAACCGTTTTTACGCCCAAAGCCTGGTTTATCCGGATAAGTTTCAACCCGACTGGAACCGCTCCTTTATTTTGTTGCCGCAGGGTAAACCGCGCGGCGCTGCGGTATTGCTCCACGGACTGACGGATTCCCCCTACAGCGTGCACTATCTGGCGCAACGCTATCAGCAGCAGGGGTTTATCTCCGTTGCGCCGAGGTTACCGGGACACGGTACCGCACCAGGCGCGTTGACCGGTGTCGATCGCGATGAGTGGATTGCCACCACGCGTCTGGCGGTGCGTGAAGCAACGCGACTGGCGGGGCCAGACGTGCCGCTGCACGTGATTGGCTACTCTAACGGCGGGGCGCTGGCACTCAAATATGCTCTTGATAGTCTGGAAGATAAATCGTTGCGTCGGCCGCAACAAATAATCCTGCTGTCACCGATGATTGGCGTCACCGCGTTTGCCCGTTTTGCCGGGCTGGCCGGTTTACCCGCGATATTCCCGGCTTTCGCCCGCGCGGCATGGCTGAACGTCGTCCCGGAATTTAATCCCTATAAATACAATTCGTTCCCGGTTAAGGCGGCCAGGCAGTCGTGGCTGTTATCACAGGCGCTGCAACAGCAAATCGTGCAGGAAGCGCAAAGTCAGCGGCTGGGGGAATTAGCGCCAGTATTAACTTTTCAGTCGGTGATGGACTCAACGGTGAGCACGCGGGCGGTGGTGGATTCGCTTTATCGGTATTTACCCGATAACGGCAGCGAACTGGTGATTTTTGATATTAACCAGGCGGCGAATTTACGTGCGCTGTTCCGGCCCTCGTTATACTCGGCGGTGAATACGTTATTGCCGCCCGCGCCGCGCCCCTACGGCACTACGGTGATTACTAATGCCGCTCCCGACACCTACGAAACGGTAGCCCGCACAACGCTTGCCGGAACCCGAACGGAAACCGTCACGCCGCTGCATATTGCCTGGCCACAGGATATGTATTCGCTGTCGCACGTGGCGGTGCCGTTCCCGCTGACCGATTCGCTGTATGGTCGTGAACCGGCAGAGAAGAATCGCTACGGGATTAGCATTGGTACTATTTCGCTGCGCGGTGAAACCTCAACGCTGAGCGTCGGGCTGGATACGTTAATGCGCGTCACCTCCAACCCGTTTTTCCCGTGGATGATGGTGAGAATTGACCATCATATTGCCTGTAGCGAGCAGGCCGATGTGGCCGCCTGCCTGCGTCCGGAGGCCGCGGCTTCAGAATAG
- a CDS encoding nucleoside recognition domain-containing protein — MDFISIIMSAGKTSVDVALYTLLPIMVVMLIVMKYLEVRGVLDVIVRWLAPLLKPFGLTGMSAFALIQMNFVSFAAPLATLAIMDKRGASDRQMAATLAMLFAMGQGNVFYPLTPFGLHWLASIVISIVGGLCAAAVTWHITGRKLSIVENARAEDLPNAEQNNQGIIAVINSAGSDAIRLALGAVPMLILSLAIVGFMQAAGLIEMLQRLLLPLLLWLNIPVNFVLPALVKCVAGGTAYFGVVSEMIQQGKVTVSQINASAGLLVQTFDLPGIGIFLGVSSRFVRLFRFAATGAIAGIAIRTIMHVTLF, encoded by the coding sequence ATGGACTTCATCAGCATTATTATGTCGGCGGGAAAAACCTCCGTTGACGTGGCGCTTTATACGCTATTGCCAATCATGGTTGTCATGCTCATCGTGATGAAATATCTGGAAGTGCGCGGGGTCCTGGACGTTATCGTTCGCTGGCTCGCCCCGCTGCTTAAGCCGTTCGGCTTAACAGGGATGAGCGCTTTTGCCCTGATTCAGATGAATTTTGTCAGTTTTGCCGCTCCGCTGGCGACCCTCGCTATTATGGATAAACGCGGCGCGTCGGACCGGCAGATGGCTGCCACGCTGGCAATGCTCTTCGCCATGGGACAAGGCAACGTTTTCTACCCGTTAACACCTTTTGGCTTGCACTGGCTGGCCTCTATTGTCATTTCTATTGTCGGCGGGCTGTGCGCCGCCGCGGTAACCTGGCATATTACTGGCCGCAAGCTGTCGATTGTTGAAAACGCGCGGGCTGAAGATCTGCCCAATGCCGAGCAGAATAACCAGGGGATCATCGCCGTTATCAATAGCGCCGGTTCAGACGCCATTCGTCTGGCGCTCGGCGCGGTGCCCATGCTGATCCTGTCATTGGCTATCGTCGGGTTTATGCAGGCGGCAGGCCTGATTGAGATGCTCCAGCGCTTGCTGCTGCCGCTGCTACTGTGGCTGAATATTCCGGTTAACTTCGTGCTCCCGGCGCTGGTCAAATGTGTTGCGGGCGGCACGGCCTATTTCGGCGTGGTCTCAGAAATGATTCAGCAAGGTAAAGTGACCGTGAGCCAAATTAATGCCTCCGCAGGCCTGTTAGTACAGACCTTTGATCTCCCCGGCATCGGCATCTTTTTGGGAGTCAGCTCGCGTTTCGTACGCCTGTTCCGCTTCGCCGCCACCGGGGCTATCGCCGGAATTGCCATCCGCACCATTATGCACGTGACGCTATTCTGA
- the pagP gene encoding lipid IV(A) palmitoyltransferase PagP — MRRCLRIVWGTLFIFAFAVQAETKVYGEQRVSGWWNWLKDDVSQTWNQPQNYDLYLPFLSWHNRFMYDKEKTDNYNEMPWGGGFGVSRYNEEGNWSSLYAMMFKDSHNEWQPIIGYGWEKGWYLDNSRDFRLGLGVTAGITAREDFANYVPLPIILPLFSASYRRLSVQFTYIPGTYNNGNVLFAWLRYGF, encoded by the coding sequence ATGCGACGTTGTCTGCGGATAGTGTGGGGAACTCTGTTTATTTTCGCCTTTGCGGTACAGGCTGAAACAAAGGTTTACGGCGAACAGCGCGTCAGCGGCTGGTGGAACTGGCTAAAAGACGATGTCTCGCAAACCTGGAATCAGCCGCAAAATTACGATTTGTATCTGCCGTTTCTCAGCTGGCATAACCGTTTTATGTACGATAAAGAGAAAACCGATAACTACAATGAGATGCCGTGGGGTGGGGGATTTGGTGTCTCAAGATATAACGAAGAAGGTAACTGGAGTTCGCTCTACGCAATGATGTTTAAGGATTCGCACAACGAGTGGCAGCCGATAATCGGCTACGGCTGGGAGAAGGGCTGGTATCTGGATAATAGCCGCGATTTTCGTCTGGGGCTTGGGGTGACCGCCGGGATAACCGCCCGAGAAGACTTCGCCAACTACGTACCGCTACCGATTATTTTGCCGCTCTTTTCCGCCAGCTATCGCCGTCTGAGCGTGCAGTTCACCTATATTCCCGGCACCTACAATAACGGCAACGTGCTGTTTGCATGGCTGCGCTACGGTTTTTAA
- a CDS encoding acyltransferase — protein MTAVTFFTIYNTWDRYDYDYHWVLGFLTFISTIATPLFFVVAGYLDSQSRHDSQWQMGKIKSVVIVFLFWMTVYYLWEPYQRGYLIQPWFVFAFIVIYTFHPLIEWLSQRRTLFFGVVFALLLLSYGYDLLSALYPDVHALSLAPQYRLWTWLLFYLTGQLFSDPLVASWLTRERVVKGAMIAIPFIYLFTWFYERHFFFALFKADRNAFILTGSQIYILVVALVIAANGVRFRKNSEFKETILATISKTMTGVYILHYSVFHLLTALIPISSLGTKLMLIVLTFIASVLISMLALSNSLVKKVITI, from the coding sequence ATGACAGCGGTGACCTTTTTCACCATTTACAACACCTGGGATCGCTATGATTACGACTATCACTGGGTCCTCGGTTTTCTGACGTTTATTTCGACCATAGCCACGCCGCTGTTTTTTGTGGTGGCGGGCTATCTGGATTCGCAATCGCGGCACGATTCGCAGTGGCAAATGGGTAAAATCAAAAGCGTAGTTATCGTCTTCCTGTTCTGGATGACGGTGTACTATCTCTGGGAACCCTACCAGCGCGGTTATCTTATCCAGCCGTGGTTTGTTTTTGCCTTTATTGTGATTTACACCTTTCATCCACTTATCGAGTGGCTCAGCCAGCGACGCACGCTATTCTTCGGCGTGGTATTTGCGCTGCTGTTACTCTCATATGGCTACGATCTGCTGTCCGCGCTATATCCTGATGTTCATGCGCTGAGCCTGGCCCCTCAGTACCGTTTGTGGACCTGGTTGCTGTTTTACCTGACCGGCCAGCTGTTCAGCGATCCGCTGGTCGCCAGTTGGCTGACCCGTGAGAGAGTAGTGAAAGGCGCGATGATCGCCATTCCGTTTATTTATCTCTTCACCTGGTTTTACGAGCGCCATTTCTTCTTCGCCCTCTTTAAGGCTGACAGAAATGCGTTCATTCTTACCGGATCACAAATTTATATTTTGGTGGTGGCGCTGGTGATTGCCGCCAATGGCGTACGGTTTCGTAAAAACAGCGAGTTTAAAGAGACCATTCTGGCGACTATCAGTAAAACGATGACCGGCGTCTATATTCTCCACTACTCCGTTTTTCATCTGCTGACCGCGCTTATCCCAATTAGCTCGCTGGGGACCAAGTTAATGCTGATTGTCCTGACGTTCATCGCCTCGGTGTTAATTTCAATGCTGGCGCTGTCGAATTCGCTGGTGAAAAAGGTGATTACGATTTGA
- a CDS encoding efflux RND transporter permease subunit has product MDISRQFINNPIRVWLTILLLGIGGIFALLNIGRLEDPAFTIKTAVVITHYPGASAQQVEEEVTLPLENALQQLPYLDNVSSISSNGLSQITVNIASNYHSSELPQIWDELRRRVGDAARMFPPGVASPFVNDDFGDVFGFFFAISGESFTNPELVRYAEQLRRELVLVPGVGKVAIGGAIPQQINIDISLAKMTARGITLNQLAAILSRLNVVSNAGEIKSGSESIRLHPTGEFENIDELGDLLISPHGSGSATRLRDIATLSRGLSESPSSIYHANGRQAVTMGVSFIPGVNVIDVGRALESKLDQMSAEKPAGIKIDLFYDQAAEVAHSVNGFITNFLMALAIVVGVLLIFMGVRSGIIIALSLALNVLGTLLIMYLWGIELQRISLGALIIALSMLVDNAIVIVEGVLIARQQGSTLLTAINYVIRRSALPLLGATVIAILAFAPIGLSQDSTGEYCKSLFQVLLISLMLSWFSALTITPVLIKWWLFKGQQPPAETSDTDPYSGRFYRIYQQILHTLLMRKAITLTVMVALLAASIWGFGSVRQNFFPSSNTPIFFVDLWLPYGTDIATTEKMASDIETSINGQPGVVTTIATVGQGSMRFILTYSGQRQYSNYAQIMVRMDDQRSINTLTQHVDSYIARNYPQVNASSKRVMFGPSGDSAIEVRIKGPDPDRLRLLASQVGDILSADPATDGVRNDWQNRSKVIRPQYSASLGRELGVDKQDIDNALEMNFSGSRAGLYREGADLLPVVVRPPAAERQDANHLNNVLVWSQNRQQYIPLSNVVSGFNLEWEDPLILRRDRSRVLTVQTDPDPLSNQTSGDILARVKPQIDALALPHGYSIEWGGDAENSSEAQQGLFTTLPLGYLVMFVITVLMFSSLKNAVAIWLTVPLALIGVTPGFLLTGIPFGFMALIGLLSLSGMLIRNGIVLVEEIEQQKQEKPQQEAIIYAATSRLRPILLTAFTTVLGLAPLLLDVFFQSMAVVIMFGLGFATILTLLVLPVIYACFHNKSLSHQVLRV; this is encoded by the coding sequence ATGGATATCTCTCGCCAGTTTATTAACAACCCGATTCGCGTCTGGCTGACTATTTTACTGCTGGGCATCGGGGGTATTTTCGCCCTGCTGAATATCGGTCGCCTTGAAGACCCGGCGTTTACCATCAAGACCGCCGTGGTCATAACCCACTATCCGGGAGCATCGGCGCAGCAAGTTGAGGAAGAAGTCACCCTGCCGCTGGAGAACGCGCTGCAACAGCTGCCCTATCTGGACAACGTCAGCTCAATTTCCTCCAATGGTCTGTCGCAAATCACCGTCAATATCGCCTCGAATTATCACTCCAGCGAACTGCCGCAAATCTGGGATGAACTGCGCCGTCGGGTAGGAGACGCCGCCCGGATGTTCCCGCCCGGCGTGGCCTCCCCCTTTGTGAACGACGATTTTGGCGATGTCTTTGGCTTCTTCTTTGCTATCTCCGGCGAGAGCTTTACCAACCCTGAGCTGGTCCGCTACGCCGAACAGCTCAGGCGCGAACTGGTGCTGGTTCCCGGCGTTGGCAAAGTCGCTATCGGCGGTGCGATCCCGCAACAAATCAATATCGATATCTCGCTGGCAAAAATGACCGCACGCGGCATCACGCTCAACCAACTGGCGGCAATCCTCAGCCGTTTGAACGTAGTGTCTAACGCCGGTGAGATTAAATCTGGCAGTGAGTCAATTCGCCTGCATCCAACAGGAGAGTTTGAAAATATCGACGAGCTGGGCGATTTGTTAATCAGCCCGCACGGCTCTGGTTCAGCGACGCGGTTGCGCGATATTGCCACGCTATCGCGCGGGCTCAGCGAATCCCCTTCCAGCATTTATCACGCCAATGGCCGCCAGGCGGTCACCATGGGGGTGTCGTTTATCCCCGGCGTCAACGTCATTGACGTTGGTCGCGCGCTGGAAAGCAAACTGGATCAGATGTCGGCGGAAAAACCGGCGGGGATTAAGATAGACCTGTTCTATGACCAGGCTGCGGAAGTGGCTCACTCGGTGAACGGCTTTATTACTAACTTCCTGATGGCACTGGCCATTGTCGTCGGCGTGTTGCTGATCTTTATGGGCGTGCGCAGCGGTATCATTATTGCCCTGTCGTTAGCGCTTAACGTGCTCGGCACGCTGCTGATTATGTATCTGTGGGGCATCGAGCTACAGCGTATCTCGCTGGGGGCGCTGATTATCGCCCTGAGTATGCTGGTCGATAATGCCATCGTCATCGTCGAAGGGGTACTCATTGCCCGCCAGCAGGGGTCGACGCTGCTCACGGCGATTAATTATGTGATTCGCCGCTCAGCGCTGCCGCTGCTGGGGGCAACGGTGATTGCCATTCTCGCCTTTGCGCCGATTGGCCTGTCGCAGGACTCCACCGGAGAATACTGCAAATCACTGTTCCAGGTGCTGCTGATTTCACTCATGCTGAGCTGGTTCTCAGCGTTAACCATCACGCCAGTACTGATTAAATGGTGGCTGTTCAAAGGGCAACAGCCACCTGCTGAAACCTCGGATACCGACCCCTACAGCGGGCGCTTTTATCGCATTTATCAGCAGATTCTGCACACCCTACTGATGCGCAAAGCGATCACCCTGACCGTCATGGTGGCGCTGCTGGCAGCTTCGATATGGGGATTCGGTTCGGTGCGGCAGAACTTTTTCCCCTCATCGAACACGCCTATCTTCTTTGTTGACCTCTGGCTTCCCTATGGCACTGATATTGCGACAACCGAAAAGATGGCCAGCGATATTGAAACCTCGATTAACGGCCAGCCGGGCGTTGTCACCACCATCGCCACCGTTGGTCAGGGCAGCATGCGTTTTATCCTCACCTACAGCGGGCAACGTCAATACAGCAACTACGCGCAGATCATGGTACGCATGGACGACCAGCGCAGTATTAACACTCTGACGCAGCATGTTGACAGCTATATTGCGCGCAACTATCCGCAGGTTAATGCCAGCAGCAAACGCGTGATGTTCGGCCCTTCCGGCGATAGCGCCATTGAAGTGCGCATCAAAGGCCCGGATCCCGACCGCCTGCGCCTGCTCGCCAGCCAGGTGGGCGATATTCTCTCCGCAGACCCGGCCACCGACGGCGTGCGCAACGACTGGCAGAACCGCAGCAAGGTTATCCGCCCACAATATTCCGCCAGCTTAGGCCGCGAACTGGGAGTAGATAAACAGGATATCGATAACGCGCTGGAGATGAATTTCTCCGGTAGCCGTGCGGGACTCTATCGCGAAGGGGCTGACCTGCTGCCGGTGGTGGTTCGCCCACCAGCCGCCGAGCGCCAGGATGCTAACCACCTGAATAATGTGCTGGTCTGGAGCCAAAACCGCCAACAGTATATCCCGCTCAGTAACGTGGTTAGCGGCTTTAATCTTGAGTGGGAAGACCCGCTGATCCTGCGCCGCGACCGCAGCCGCGTGCTGACGGTACAAACCGATCCCGATCCATTAAGCAACCAGACTTCCGGCGATATTCTGGCCCGCGTGAAGCCGCAAATCGATGCCCTCGCCCTGCCGCACGGCTACAGTATTGAGTGGGGTGGCGATGCGGAGAATTCCAGCGAGGCGCAGCAGGGGTTGTTCACCACCCTGCCGCTGGGCTATCTGGTGATGTTCGTTATCACTGTGCTGATGTTTAGTTCACTGAAAAATGCGGTCGCCATCTGGCTGACGGTACCGCTGGCGCTGATTGGTGTGACCCCGGGCTTTTTGCTTACCGGGATACCCTTTGGTTTTATGGCGTTGATAGGCTTGCTTAGCCTGAGCGGGATGTTGATTCGTAACGGCATCGTGCTGGTTGAGGAAATTGAGCAGCAGAAGCAGGAAAAACCGCAGCAGGAAGCAATTATTTATGCCGCCACCTCGCGTCTGCGCCCTATTCTGCTGACCGCCTTCACCACCGTTCTCGGTCTGGCCCCTTTATTATTGGATGTCTTCTTCCAGAGTATGGCGGTAGTGATTATGTTTGGTCTGGGTTTTGCTACTATTCTGACGCTGCTGGTTCTGCCAGTGATTTACGCCTGTTTCCATAATAAGAGCCTATCCCACCAGGTTCTAAGGGTATGA
- a CDS encoding efflux RND transporter periplasmic adaptor subunit, producing MNRYFSLIPVVILITTACDQKTPQVTPLPRMVKVANVVAIGDSQQRIFPARIESGDSTDLSFKRGGQIESLDVRQGASISQGQTLARLNAREAQQRVNERQTAATLAQRQFDRFQTLAGRQAISKAEMDIQRANRDSANAALKIAREELSQMTLTAPFSGIAASVPIRNHQVVAAGQPIVTLTRTDLLDVVFSIPENLFTALDIRNAQYRPVVKINSMPDRQFTAEYKEHTGSSDSNTLTWQIILTMPRPADFPSVGGVSGTVTVNLANLPASAGDKAVVVPVEAVFNPDNRQRNEPHVWVVKGEGEQLQLEDRKVGVGQVTSQGVVITEGLSVGERVVAAGVSELHAQQPVRIWTRERGL from the coding sequence GTGAACCGTTATTTTTCTCTCATTCCCGTTGTTATTTTAATAACAACGGCTTGCGATCAGAAAACACCGCAAGTTACCCCGCTGCCGCGGATGGTAAAAGTTGCGAATGTCGTCGCCATTGGTGATTCACAGCAGCGCATTTTTCCTGCCCGTATTGAATCCGGAGATTCTACCGATCTGTCGTTCAAACGCGGTGGACAGATTGAATCCCTTGATGTGCGTCAGGGAGCCAGTATTTCTCAGGGGCAAACGCTCGCCCGGCTCAACGCTCGGGAAGCGCAGCAACGCGTCAACGAACGGCAGACCGCTGCAACCCTCGCTCAGCGACAGTTCGACCGCTTCCAGACGCTGGCCGGTCGCCAGGCCATTTCAAAAGCGGAAATGGATATCCAGCGGGCCAACCGTGATTCCGCTAACGCCGCGCTAAAAATCGCCCGCGAAGAGCTAAGCCAAATGACGCTCACCGCGCCTTTTAGCGGTATTGCCGCCAGCGTCCCGATCCGTAATCACCAGGTTGTCGCCGCCGGACAGCCGATCGTCACCCTGACGAGAACCGATCTGCTCGATGTGGTGTTTAGCATTCCGGAAAATCTCTTTACCGCACTGGATATTCGCAACGCGCAGTATCGTCCGGTGGTGAAAATCAACTCCATGCCGGACCGCCAGTTCACCGCCGAATATAAAGAACATACCGGTAGCAGCGACAGCAACACTCTGACCTGGCAGATCATTTTAACCATGCCGCGCCCGGCCGATTTCCCGTCAGTGGGCGGCGTGAGTGGGACCGTGACGGTCAATCTGGCAAACCTGCCCGCCAGCGCGGGCGATAAAGCCGTCGTGGTGCCGGTTGAAGCAGTATTTAATCCGGATAATCGCCAGCGCAATGAGCCCCACGTCTGGGTGGTTAAAGGCGAAGGCGAACAGCTACAGCTTGAGGACAGGAAAGTTGGCGTCGGCCAGGTCACCTCTCAGGGAGTGGTCATTACCGAAGGGCTCAGCGTCGGCGAACGCGTCGTGGCGGCAGGCGTCAGTGAACTGCATGCGCAGCAACCGGTTCGAATCTGGACGCGTGAACGAGGTTTGTAA
- a CDS encoding universal stress protein has translation MYKNILVPVDVFETGLADKALSHAQFLAQSSSGQIHLLNVIPTFSPALTRGFISDARKMEDYLVNNSKEKLAELINKLSLKESDVQIHVRSGNVRDEVTKLADELKVDVVIIGSRNPNIQTHLLGSEAASIVRYAHVPVFVVR, from the coding sequence ATGTATAAAAATATCCTCGTCCCGGTTGATGTGTTTGAAACCGGCCTTGCGGACAAGGCTTTGTCCCATGCTCAATTCCTCGCGCAAAGCTCCTCCGGGCAGATTCATTTACTCAACGTCATCCCGACATTTTCTCCTGCACTGACGCGCGGATTTATTTCCGATGCGCGAAAAATGGAAGACTATCTGGTTAATAATTCAAAAGAAAAACTTGCCGAACTCATCAATAAACTCTCTCTGAAGGAAAGCGATGTCCAGATTCATGTTCGCAGCGGCAACGTCCGCGATGAAGTGACGAAACTGGCAGATGAACTGAAGGTGGATGTGGTGATCATTGGCTCACGCAATCCCAATATTCAAACCCATCTGTTGGGGTCAGAGGCGGCAAGTATCGTGCGTTATGCCCATGTGCCAGTTTTTGTGGTGCGCTAA